A region of the Larimichthys crocea isolate SSNF chromosome XVIII, L_crocea_2.0, whole genome shotgun sequence genome:
ATTATGAAGTCGTCGTTTGCGTtaatcagcctcagctgcagaAACTGTTACGGTCTCTGCAAAGGTAACCATGAACCCTACAGTAGTAAACGTCAGCGTGCAGTTAGAAGTGTACGTCAAAGCCCTGAGGCAAAGAGAAGCAGAACTAGTGATTGTCGTGTGGATGGTGTGTGCATTGATAATGACATACTTCAGTATGAAGTTATTGTTGATGCGATGCAACTAAAACCACATGTAATACCATCCCTTATGTAATGAAATGTCACAGCAAATTGCCAGCAGTTGAATATCGATTTGGTAAGCCGTGTGTAAATGAAGCTAGTGTGCATGGGTCTGCGGGCGGTCTTTGTAAAACAGAGCAAATTGTTGATGATGGTAATGGTTTCTTTAGAGCTGTGTGTCATGTCATTAGTGGATCACAAAAGGCTCATCGCAAGGTGCGCCTCTCTGTGGTGAAACATATGAATGCGCACAGTTATTTATATGAAATTGATAGGGAAAGAATATCTTACAGTATCAGAGAGTTAAGAAGTAAAGTAAAGATGAACATGTTTGCAGCTGTATTTCAGAGATACAATTCAGGCAACAGCCAATGCTTTGGGTATagagatatttatatttttgtgggGGGATGTGGCTAAGTTATTTTCCAATGACTACAAATCAGACAGGTGAAGGAATTTATCTGTTCAAATGTGCCAACAACCATTTTGAGGCTGTTACTTGTGTTCAGGATAGTTTAGAAATGTGTGCTTTGATTGTGTAAAGATAGTCAGTCATTAGACACACTATATGCCAAAAAAACTTGTAAACAGGGTAAGAGTTCAGTTAGCTTAAAACTCGTGGAAATTATGTTTCTctaagtatttaaaaaaagtcgTATTcccatttaaatttaaacatcaAGGCTGAgcaaaatatgttgtttaaggaaaagaaaggaaataatatgattcattataaaaaaacaaggtATTATTAAAAGACAGCCTTAagtgaaatacaacaaaataatgtgcaagagaaatgaagaaaagcagaagaatGAAGACAACTGCGAAATACAAGAATACCAAAAAGACGATTTGTATAggcaaaaacattaaaataaatcaaacagaaaatcacaaaagTGACTTTGATagggagacaaagaaagacagtgtaaaacaaaatacaaaaaagatgcTTTGTATAGGGAGAAAATGATAGAACcagtataaaacaaaaacaaaaaagatgctTTGTATAGGGAGAAATGATAGACcagtataaaacaaaaatacaaaaaagatgcTTTGTATAGGGAGAAAATGATAGaccagtatacaaacaaaatacaaaaaagatgcTTTGTAGGGAGAAAATGAGACCAGtataaacaaaatacaaaaaaatgttgtatagggagaaaatgaaagacacgattgaaaaatacaaagagaaTGATGAGTATAGGAAgacagttaaaaacatttttacaaagagATACCATGAAGATGCTTTGTTTCGGGAGAAAGTCAAAATAGCTTATAAACTAAAGTATCACAAAGATTTGCCGTATcaaaagaaagccaaagaaCGTAGCAAAATCAAATATAGGGTTAATCTCAAGCATAGACAGACTTTTAAAGCTAGGAGTGCAAAGACTTATCGGGGAAGTGCTGAGTTTAGGAAGCGGGTTAGTGGACGTGTAACAAGTAAAAGGCAGCAGGTAAAAGTACAGTCGgaagattttgattttgttatggACCGCTTTTTAGACAAGGTTAAAGATGGTCcagattttgtgtgttgtgtgtgccaCAGGTTGTTGTTTAGACACCAGGTGTTACAGTGCAGGAGAGATTATTATAGGGAGAAAGCTGGAGTTTGTGTGATAGCAGAACAATgcataatataataacataatgtaataataatgatgtgaCACATGACAAACTGTAAATCTTTTATTAAACATCAAACAGTAAACTCAGCTCTGAGATTCAAACCTACGTCACAAACATGTCAACGtattcacacacagaacagctgatcagctgagGGGGTCCAGAACCACGAACAGAACCTCAGCCTGGTTCTGTTAGAAAGACTGTAACGTTTCTAATAATTCACTGTGAAtcatacaaacatttttattaaagctGGTCAGATCTTTAGAATTCAAAAGTTAAAATACGTCTTCGTCATCACGTACACGTAATATCTCACGATCGTTTGaatgaatcataaaaacataatttcacaCGACGGAGGTAAACAACGGGCTGCCACCAGCTAACGCTAGCATTCAACCACTTCCTAGCTAACGTTACCgttgtaatttaaaaaatgagtttGTCAGCGCTAACGTTAGCGTTAGCGTGGCTGCAGGTCTTTGAAGCGTGACAAAGGATTTGCAGCatacagttagcttagcttagcatacgACATGAGAGTCTAAACAGTTAGCTTGTAAAGCTCGTTAACATCGTCTGTGTTTAATCTCtacaacaaactgagctgctATAAGTTTCATGTcaagttttcagtctttatgctaagctaaccagctcctggctccatgaaacaggaagtagagttctgtttacttcctcGTTTTCGCATGTTTCCTGTCGGACAGGGAGGGTCTAGTCGTGGACGTTGATTGGCGTTTACCGTAGCCAATAGCGAGTGTGCGTTAGCATTGCAGCTAGCACTGTGAGCTAGCATCAGCGTCTCCGGTTAACGATGTCATAAATCTGAGCGAATCGCACTTTGGCGTTGATTGTTTCTGTAAACAGCTGACTGGATGTCGTGTCCGTAACATTGAGGCGATGCTAAGGCTTATTTACGCCGCAGAAGTTCTATAAAACCCGACCCGGCGTCTGATGGAGACTGTCCAAATGTTTCCACACCCGGCCTGGAAACCACTCTGATATTAATTTGGActcagctttaatttaaaaaactacaaaatgttttttcagatgttttaccAGGAGCCGAATGAACTGAGCAGGCCACAGAAGGCTTCACCATACGCCATGACACTTTAAATCCTGAACCCTGCAGACGTCACGTTCAGTCCTTCCCTGTCAATCAACACGTTAAAGTTCAGATCTTTCACTTGTCATCAAcacgtgaacaggtgagttgtatataaattcaccctcagtacagttgtcatgaacggggaaattagctacagagaccaaaactgttttttgtaccaggctgtaaacatgtttatttctgctgtgaagttggacatttggacatggggacttatggagactgactcacttctggagccagcctcaagtggacgttagaggaactgcaggttgtgtagAGGCCACCTGACCTGTCCGTCCTTGTCTCTCTCACCACGAAGCCCTCAGAGATTTAcccatctgtctttgtgtttagtCTTACAGTCTTGGAGACTGGTCTGGAGCAATCTTTGGCACTTTAAACCTGTGGTTTAGTTTCACAGGCAGCTCTCGTCTTTGTTcgtctctgtttcctgtccaggTAAAGTTAAGTTCTTCACGTCACCTTTAGACCACGCCTCTCCGTTTCGTAGTTTCCCGCCCTCGCTCGTGGGCAGGTGGGTGGAGCTATAGGCCAGCGGCGGGATGGTGTTGACCAGTATGAGCTGCAGAGGTTTCTTCTCGGGGTGGTACCGGCAGCGGACATAACGCAGGAACGCCGCCCGGTACGTTTTATTGAACAGCGTGTAGACTAGCGGGTTCACGGCGGACGACAGGTATCCCACCCAGACGAAGACGTTCAGCAGACCGCCCATCAGTCCGGCGTCGCACACGGCTGGATCGCACACCACCACGAGCACGTTGGTGACGAAGAACGGGCACCACATGAccacaaagaggaagaacacCACCCCGAGGACCTTGGACGCCTTCTGCTCGTTGCTGATGGACTGCATGGTGCGGCGTCCGAACAACGCGCCTCCGAGGCCGCCAACGCCGCTTCCTCTGCCGCTGGCCTCGCGGCTGATGGAGCGCCTGAAGAGTTTCTCAGAGGACAGCGAGCTCTGCGGTAAGAAGCTCAGCGTGAACGTCGTGCTCCATTTGGGTCGAGGAACCAGCTGGTCCAAACACAGCGTGGCCTCGTTCTGCAGGGCGCTGATGGTCAGGAAGTACGTGACCACCATGATGGTGAGCGGCACGAAGAACGCCACAAAGGAGCCGACCAGCACGAAGCTGTTATCTGTCAGCAGGCAGCTGCCATCTTTGAAGACTTTGGAGTGATCTCTGAGACCGAGGACTGGAATGGGCATGGAGATCCCTGCAGAGAGGACGAGGACAACGTTACAAAGACTGACAGAGAAAGActgaagacaagaagaagattcttcagttcatttatttcaagttCAAAGAGTTCAAACTTTTATTAAAGTGACTCCAAAAGAtttgaacacaaagaaaagtctCAAAAATCAACCTTTTGgcttcagtctttagtctttggtttcagtctttggttttttggtttcagtctttagtctttggcTTCAGTCCTTGGTTCTTGGTTTCAGTCTTTGGTCTTTGGCTTCAGTCGTTGGTCTTTGGCTTCAGTCTTTAGTTTTTTGGTTTTAGTCTTTGGTCTTTGGTTTCAGTCTTTGGTTTTTTGGTTTCAGTCTTTGGTCTTTGGTTCCCCTCCCTATCTTTTCTacaggaaacatgtaaaaaaaaagagctgttaaagctgttagctcagttagctgtgatggagtgttggtgtttggaGCCAGTCAGTAATGTGAGCTGGCTGctacgtgttgttgttgtgttgttgttgttgttgttgttgttgttgttgttgtgttgttgttgttgttgttgttgttgttgttgtgttgttgttgtggtggtgttgCCTCCATTATTCTCGTCTCCGTGCTGCAAACAAcctttattaaatattcatgaggaGAACCAACAGAGAACCTTCAGAGAACCATCAGAGAACATTTAGagaacattcagacaaccatcAGAGAACATTTAGAGAACCTTCAGAGAACCATCAGAGAACATTCAGAGAACCTTCAGAGAACTTTCAGAGAACATTCAGAGAATCAACAGAGAACCTTCAGAGAACATTCAGAGAACCTTCACCGTGGTAACAATAATAAagatatggtgtgtgtgtgtgtgtgtgtgtgtgtgttctcacccACTGAGATGGTCCACACAGCCATGATCTTGATGCGGGCCTTGGTGTGGGAGTTGAAGCGGCTGTGGTGGATCGGGTTTCTGATGCCGATGTACCGATCCAGAGAAATGGCGCACAGGTGCATGATGGATGCCGTGGAGAACAGGACGTCCAGGTAGATCCAGATGGGACAGAGGTCCGAGGGCAGCGGCCAGCCGTAATCTGCAGGATGGACGGACAGGTCAGTGTCcgggttctggttctgatccaGACACAGCATACACTTGATGTGAGAGTCACTGTGGACACAGAACCGACCAGAACTCTCCACAGCTGGAACATCTGCCTGTGACatggactgtgttgtgttcatggactgtggtgtgttcatggactgttgtgtgttcatggactgtgctgtgttcatggactgtgttgtgttcatggactgtgttgtgttcatggactgtgttgtgttcatggactgtgttgtgttcatggacTGTGGTGTGTTCATtgactgtgctgtgttgtgttcacggactgtgctgtgttgtgttcatggacTGTGTTGTCTTCatggactgtgttgtgttcatggactgtggtgtgttcatggactgtggtgtgttcatggactgtggtgtgttcatggactgtgctgtgttcatggactgttttgtgttcatggactgtgctgtgttgtgttcatggactgtgttgtgttcatggactgtgttgtgttcatggacTGTGTTGTGGTTCTGTCTTCTCTGTATCTTGGTTCTGTTCGTCTGAATCTGCCGTTTAAAGATTTGAAGAGAAGCATCAGAACAAACTGAAGCTTTTCTATTCGCTTTGAATCTGACACGAGTCAAACTCTGCTCAAGTTTCAGTGACGATTCCTgagcctgtaaacctcttcatcttcatcttcatcttcatcttcatcatcttcatcttcatcatcttcatcttcatcatcttcttcttcatcttcatcatcttcatcttcatcttcatcatcttcttcttcatcttcatcatcttcatcttcatcatcttcttcttcatcttcatcatcttcatcttcatcttcatcatcttcttcttcatcttcatcatcttcatcttcatcttcttcatcttcttcgtcttcttcttcttcttcttcttcttcttcttcttcatcttcttcttcatcttcttcttcttcttcttcatcttcttcatcttcttcatcttcttcatcttcttcttcatcttcttcatcttcatcttcatcttcttcttcatcttcttcttcttcttcttcttcatcttcttcgtcttcttcttcttcttcttcttcttcttcttcttcttcttcttctcggtgGTCCACAACACTCCCCTCTGCTCTGAGctcagcccggctaacagactgagctaacagcagctacagttggcatcAGTTTACTGTctgtaaaatagaaatacttaGTTACCTTATTAACTGTATTTAAGTAAAATACCTCTTTCTGGTTTCATCACtgcagatcacacacacacacacacacacacacagcagaggtcaCATGATCTCTGCTGTGACTCATGGACCATCATTGGTCCGTCACATGGCGCATCCACAGAGATGAAGGGAAGGTGTTACCATGGCGATAGTGAAGCCTGTCACACTGCTGGAAACATCTGTCAGTGTTCACCTGTTTGTACTTTCTCCATCCACAGCAGGTAAGATCACTGAACACCTGAACCAATCATCTGTCAGCCTGAATCATCGTCATGACAccatcaaaacaaagacagatgtTTGACAGGCCGAtaagtttgatcagcatcagcAGTCAGACATCACACGTTCTCCATGGAAACAACCTGATGGTCACCATGACGACAGAGAGCTGAATATTCAACTGACAGACTGTTTATCGGACCAACGATGAccacagtctgcggggacgtcacagagactacgtccaggttttagacagtctgcggggacgtcacggagactacgtccaggttttggacagtctgcggggacatcatggagactaggtccaggttttagacagtctgtgtgctTCATTGGTTTTCCCGCGTCCTCGGCCGTCCCCATTGTTCGTCTCGTCTCCGTCCTCTGGAGACAGAGagcttttgaaaacaaacacaatcatattttatgagtttTGCATGAAGGGGGAAATAATTAGCGGCACCCAGCTGAGACTCTCTGACTCCGCTGGGTGTCTGAACAATTAAAGAAGGAGCGTCTAACGAGTCTGTGAAGGAGGAAGACACCTGAACGACTTCTGTTCAGAAGAAACTCAGGTGAGTTTGATCATCAGTGGTCCAGaaacatgtgtgtatttacatgtgtgtatttacatgtgtgtattaacgtgtgtgtatgaacatgtgtgtatttacatgtgtgtatttacatgtgtgtattaacatgtgtgtattaacatgtgtgtattaacatgtgtgtatttacatgtgtgtattaaCATGTGTGTATTAACATGTGTGTATTAACGTGTGTATTAACTTGTGTATTaacatgtgtgtatgaacaTGTGTGTATTAACGTGTGTATTAACGTGTGTGTatgaacatgtgtgtatttacacgtgtgtatgaacatgtgtgtatttacatgtgtgtattaaCATATGTGTatgaacatgtgtgtatttacatgtgtgtattagATCTGCCATTCTaagtgtaaaaacagacagtcagAGCAGAACGTGGATGAGCAGCtcagacaaacatcagaaacagaaatgttaaacGAATTCCAGCCAAATGTCACGATGTGAATTCAATCAAGTCAAACGTTCAGTCATAACGTTTGCTGTCGACTGGCGGACACGTGAGGAAGTTCCTGGATACAAAAGAGAGTTTCCTCCCCGAGACGAGCCGACTGTGCTCCATCCAAATGACAGCGTGTCATCATAAGCTCTAATTATTCAACATTAATTAGATGCTGCTCTCAACACTAAGTAGTTTTCATGAGTCGACGTTGACAGACAAAGTTTTACAGTGTCCTTCAGACTGAAGGGACAGAGACGTCAGCAAAGGTCACGGAGCTGCTGAACCTTTCAAAACTCGTTTAAACACCAAATTTAATGAAGGGACCTTTGACAGAAGTCTGACAGGCAGATATCAAACGTCACAAACTAAACCTCCACCTGTTCTGATCACTGTCATCACTGCTCATCATGTCGAGGCGAGGACTCCTCAGACGTGTGGAGGTGTGCTGTGGTTcgttagcagcagatccttgACGTCCTGGACGTTTGGAGGTGGACCTCCATGGATTGGACTTGTTTGACCCGGTCACTGGTTCGCTACTGACCACTGACCGTCCAGCCATCACAGTTTGGTTCTGGTCCTGAAGCTCGTccattttttctgcttctaaCTCGTCAACTTGGAGGATGATAGACCCGCCCACTGACAGGAGCCATGACAACCAGAT
Encoded here:
- the LOC104937824 gene encoding 5-hydroxytryptamine receptor 2A; protein product: MNLRGGNMSQSVSIANTWPPHGLEQIALQINNVTNSGCHDAFHHAIDVQFGNWSYRNVGGVSGEEGGRMYESQCLSQDTEADKNWAALLILAVIAVTVTGNILVILAVSLEKKLQNATNYFLMSLAVADMLLGILVMPVSMVTILYDYGWPLPSDLCPIWIYLDVLFSTASIMHLCAISLDRYIGIRNPIHHSRFNSHTKARIKIMAVWTISVGISMPIPVLGLRDHSKVFKDGSCLLTDNSFVLVGSFVAFFVPLTIMVVTYFLTISALQNEATLCLDQLVPRPKWSTTFTLSFLPQSSLSSEKLFRRSISREASGRGSGVGGLGGALFGRRTMQSISNEQKASKVLGVVFFLFVVMWCPFFVTNVLVVVCDPAVCDAGLMGGLLNVFVWVGYLSSAVNPLVYTLFNKTYRAAFLRYVRCRYHPEKKPLQLILVNTIPPLAYSSTHLPTSEGGKLRNGEAWSKGDVKNLTLPGQETETNKDESCL